The Fusobacterium simiae sequence AAATTGTAGATGAAAAAGATTTTAAAAACTAGGGGGATTTGTGATGATTACTGTAAAAGATATTTTTAGACATGGAGAGGATTATCTAAACAAAGAGATTGAGCTTTTTGGTTGGGTAAGAAAAATAAGAGACCAAAAAAAATTTGGTTTTATTGAATTAAATGATGGTTCATTCTTTAAAGGAGTTCAAATAGTTTTTGAAGAAAATCTTAAAAATTTTGATGAAATATCAAGACTTTCAATAGCATCTACTATTAAAGTAAAAGGAATTCTTGTAAAATCTCAAGGTAGCGGACAAGATTTAGAAGTTAAAGCTGATAAGATAGAAATTTTCCAAAAAGCAGATTTGGAATATCCATTACAAAATAAAAGACATACTTTTGAATATTTAAGAACTAAAGCACATTTAAGACCAAGAACAAATACTTTTGCTGCTGTATTTAGAGTAAGATCAGTATTAGCTTATGCTTTACATAAATTTTTTCAAGAAAATAACTTTGTTTATGTACATACTCCAATTATAACTGGTTCTGATGCTGAAGGTGCTGGAGAAATGTTTAGAATTACAACTCTTGATATGAATAAACTTCCTAAAAAAGAAAATGGAGAAGTTGATTTCACTAAAGATTTCTTTGGTAAACCAACTAATTTAACTGTAAGTGGACAATTAAATGTAGAAACTTTTTGTGCCGCTTTTAGAAATGTTTATACTTTTGGACCAACATTTAGAGCTGAATATTCAAATACAGCAAGACATGCTTCAGAATTTTGGATGGTAGAGCCTGAAATAGCTTTTGGAGATATATTTGCATTAATGGAACTTGCAGAAGATATGGTAAAATCTGTTATTAAATATGTTATGGAAAACTGTCCTGAAGAAATGGAATTTTTCAATTCATTTATTGAAAAAGGATTATTTGATAAATTAAATAATGTTCTTAACAATGAATTTGGCAGAGTTACTTATACAGAAGCAATAGAAATTTTAGAAAAATCTGGAAAGAAATTTGAATTTCCTGTTAAATGGGGAATAGATTTACAAAGTGAACATGAAAGATATTTAGCAGAAGAGTATTTTAAAAAGCCTGTTTTTGTAACTGACTATCCAAAAGAAATAAAAGCCTTCTATATGAAACTTAATGAAGATGGTAAAACAGTTGGAGCTATGGACTTGCTTGCACCAGGAATTGGAGAAATAATTGGTGGTTCTCAAAGAGAAGATAACTATGAAATACTTTTAAAGAGAATGGAAGAATTAGGGCTAGATAAAGAAAGTTATGAATTTTATTTAGATTTAAGAAGATTTGGAAGTTTCCCTCATTCTGGATATGGATTAGGTTTTGAAAGAATGATGATGTATCTAACAGGTATGCAAAACATAAGAGATGTAATACCTTTCCCAAGAACTCCAAATAATGCAGAATTTTAATAAGGATAAAAATGAAGAAGAAAATAAAAGAAGTTATTGTTGTTGAGGGAAAAGATGATATTTCAGCAGTTAAAAATGCTGTTGATGCAGAAGTTTTTCAAGTCAATGGTCATGCTGTTAGAAAAAATAAAAGTATTGAGATATTAAAACTTGCTTATGAAAATAAAGGACTTATTATTTTAACTGACCCTGATTATGCAGGTGAAGAAATAAGAAAATACCTATGTAAATATTTTCCTAATGCAAAAAATGCTTATATTTCCCGTATAAGTGGTACAAAAGATGGAGATATTGGAGTTGAAAATGCTTCTCCTAAGGATATTATCACTGCACTTGAAAAAGCAAGATTTAGTTTAGATCATTCAGAAAATATCTTTGACTTAGATTTAATGTTAGATTATGATTTGATTGGAAAGGATAATTCAGCTGATTTGAGGTCACTACTTGGTGCAGAACTAGGCATAGGTTATTCAAATGGAAAACAATTTATGGCTAAATTAAATAGATATGGAATAAGTCTTGAAGAATTTAAAAAGGCTTATGAAAAGATTAATAAGAGATAAAATAATTGAGAGGTTGTTGCAAATCAATAAATGAAGCAATAACCTCTATTTTTTGGAAAATAAAAAATTTTTCCATAGAAGTATATTAATCCATATAGAAAAGGAAATGTAAAAGAAAATAAGGTATTATTAATTCATAACAAGGCAGCCAAGTTAGAAAATAAAAAAATTAAAATTATGGAGGTAAAAGTTATGAATGCAACAGAAAAAAAAGAATTAATGGAAAAATATGCTAAGAAATTGGAAAATGCAATAAAAAGGGAAGCATCAGTGATAAAAGAAATGGAAAATGATAAGGCACTGATAAAATACTTAGAAGGACAAAAAACATCAGGAGCAGCTTTTGATAACACAGTCTATGAAAGTTATGATGCTTGGATAGAAACAATAAAAAAACAAATAAAGAAATCAGAAAA is a genomic window containing:
- the asnS gene encoding asparagine--tRNA ligase codes for the protein MITVKDIFRHGEDYLNKEIELFGWVRKIRDQKKFGFIELNDGSFFKGVQIVFEENLKNFDEISRLSIASTIKVKGILVKSQGSGQDLEVKADKIEIFQKADLEYPLQNKRHTFEYLRTKAHLRPRTNTFAAVFRVRSVLAYALHKFFQENNFVYVHTPIITGSDAEGAGEMFRITTLDMNKLPKKENGEVDFTKDFFGKPTNLTVSGQLNVETFCAAFRNVYTFGPTFRAEYSNTARHASEFWMVEPEIAFGDIFALMELAEDMVKSVIKYVMENCPEEMEFFNSFIEKGLFDKLNNVLNNEFGRVTYTEAIEILEKSGKKFEFPVKWGIDLQSEHERYLAEEYFKKPVFVTDYPKEIKAFYMKLNEDGKTVGAMDLLAPGIGEIIGGSQREDNYEILLKRMEELGLDKESYEFYLDLRRFGSFPHSGYGLGFERMMMYLTGMQNIRDVIPFPRTPNNAEF
- the rnmV gene encoding ribonuclease M5 encodes the protein MKKKIKEVIVVEGKDDISAVKNAVDAEVFQVNGHAVRKNKSIEILKLAYENKGLIILTDPDYAGEEIRKYLCKYFPNAKNAYISRISGTKDGDIGVENASPKDIITALEKARFSLDHSENIFDLDLMLDYDLIGKDNSADLRSLLGAELGIGYSNGKQFMAKLNRYGISLEEFKKAYEKINKR